Proteins from a genomic interval of Thunnus maccoyii chromosome 1, fThuMac1.1, whole genome shotgun sequence:
- the kiaa1549lb gene encoding serine-rich adhesin for platelets isoform X3, which yields MAPGLRSGQTGHPEEVRAGGADPAAAGARSPRRTDTGGEGRCLRTKWRAGAAGMLANCLLSAGMLLLLVRCALAAEEKTTYDASGSSSLPSDPTVKAAPAHPLADLSVAEEVPFSVVHSDGDSESEGEGLSGQPAFSSVLTVMAGTVKHPVSLAQGRTSPTVTRDETHTTQWPLHSSSQGSEMSSSSSSSVGANGNHPDNSGLTSSMSPQHTIPPKALTMASGPSHVSLMDRNGNVSSFSPSSLLSSSLSSSTPSTSSVLPSSLSLFSLLSSTQWSTKAASSQGQRIVSSSAPQRETATLAPAVSLDWTESLTAAQSTAHSAVNLPAATQPAQSTTTAPSLFHLHEIVTSETSIEESNKVTTHLFYPSTDKIHGVSGTHIGSLSTRVIRTPANSTYSSYSTSNNGLILLKISPRATQAHNPGMNLDSANNREMSTSFPSNQESQAQRQQGALQNPTSALLSAPPEGYSVSSHVTEQMLYLTTYAENKDKTGVGSQTSVHKNIGDAIMSPLHSHLVNPSASPAMTFSPTGSFFTLSSKSPPGKTTLSETAITKLTPFYSGMVSLEHASNPDDLLMAAGHGSARVPAINIDYNQEEIARAELTSVSSQAYLNNSLSPTQLRPESTTGSILRLISRTGTISSSSESDSLHLQSNEVINVHEQTGSPKSITQKRKGWTTPKMIFSSNSGTAFLSSSALLVEFTNDMTYKTMHESLSHTTRPTYSLPFFLSHGQNHNNTDDSIGLSVSSEVNFSDQAKAPLSSQMIPSQRPFQTRSVPPFLDKFYTTSGLTLPPDKSAEVSAHIIKSEIGNHSISSTVEGKMSAGNIKISTVSNDHRTHENRPAENLHRYTANRSVAPLFNGNEDSTLIRGAAFYKKGVPSGQFLSFMTPKDVFMLNKGSDSSSKVSFTKIPFSLEMFDAALETSLSHKDDGTLMGHNEQPSPSSWSEIILTPRTNSSSRSQGLITSVSSDKSPFYLGRQTTMPSTASSAATATSNEKTFRAIYSFGTKLMAPYTKWKATKPEPFQNSAFESENTSTGFDRGNSNIQADGPSYEHPMLENGQQPNMHVLNSTDPTVVASDPYSFHPLETEHFGGEYSSLIYVKSTSKSKEQSLDSSPADLSSAPAVSVSQRVTVNTPAPSAWGSNGFLPLSHTSSDSVKSSQATTFALVYKNKLSSPLAAVDFPKSVFDTAVTLPNNPSHTFSDTDHTVDLKWNRFISPTELMPSSSSSETSPPSFSGITASQLQMNPTTSLLSKASSSLMSSSSLSSSKVNLAGVTQSTKPAMHPGPVLLSVTPSPNLTSSIDSDHSQEVTFFVLTEAERDELTAGSARVVAPSFPKEKDASLAPSQSARTTLSAGPTERTSQVSPLIPRQDTTTASAKLTTPTLASATKSKNPITTIPSLRVTTGTTQSTTTTTPQPAPVTRKTTTTTTVRAPISRRTFTPPVPRTTLPRGATTIFISPFTTTTEAPPQQCNITERMWVRTVVSIYVRRNRLDSIQRQNLRRGLSQGLRKALNDSSAQAQVETVFGSPNMTVAYHVTGADMVYPPSVVLDGLDSYGRDKLIADLRQYLPMVTALPLPVALWRPSPATGFQLKTVLQFVGAGDDPRSCRFSQMMEQRLEKVFTAAQAKVLNTNNRLSAQMLSVSQAAGSPAVSLVYTVRNGTVFLNGTTASNLLGQLSAELVGYFLFYPPLVIAEPLEYHNLNTSVATRDFWVITVIQDVDNASLEGQYQSFASLMEQRLAELFVLAGQQGTRFRRATTVGSYTVQMVNIRRVSGLKNPAEMTYYVQHNGVPLAGTSAAKVLNTVDSQTMALTLGYFVQLQAEPVVKNPPNNLWIIAAVLAPIAVVTLIIIIITAVLCRKNKNDFKADAIGNLNPRAKMAYRRDVGYYHQPVQGFDYAKQHLGQQGGDEETLPASQDTLVMSLQIRDTPLSLEKTLQQDGTANKKSLTVDKHKSKLLSEDGSVISNESERLNSGRGLTVPKVTAQQKLTKEETRKRDDPYDTSSGSLQLISIKPMAAQPNYSHPTSSDRSQDSAVVNGEVSLALKQKSDIEHYRNKLRLKAKRKGYYDFPSTDGSSSGRALAQRQRQGHERAAGEHGRPMEPDDERGSTYVKSHRRHSQVGQTAYRSRQSLSSPSPGGTEMDLLVMRERPRRGIRNSGYDTEPELIEETNVDRLMGQRGYMYGRGLKGHSETSTLSSQPSIDEVRQQMHLLLEEAFSLASGGQSTSGRHSHHHHHPPPDHHSPAPPPLPYADVVTSAPGTMSCGRGRLQWVPSYGAEVYQCSLPKPAFRFTQLPDMAMSSPPPLPPRTGPPPGTSLRRSTSDLGPKGRSSETSVTEMQSQHDNNPYGPTARAALPSITAEQPVSNYSGNPITAVYAIPATRPGYSEYFVSTPTTSYHSPSWMSYPPEPEDVPPQWADSISSCSVFLQNQCHLETIC from the exons AGAAAACCACCTATGATGCCTCTGGCTCCTCGTCTTTACCAAGCGACCCCACAGTCAAAGCTGCTCCTGCTCATCCATTGGCCGACCTGTCGGTGGCAGAGGAGGTGCCTTTTTCAGTCGTCCACTCAGATGGTGACTCGGAGTCCGAGGGGGAAGGTTTATCAGGCCAGCCTGCCTTTTCGTCTGTCTTAACCGTCATGGCAGGAACTGTCAAACATCCAGTGAGCCTCGCTCAAGGCAGAACCTCGCCAACTGTCACCAGGGACGAGACCCACACCACCCAATGGCCTTTACATAGTTCCAGCCAGGGCTCAGAgatgtcctcctcctcctcctcttctgtggGAGCCAATGGAAACCACCCCGACAACTCAGGTCTGACTTCTAGCATGTCTCCCCAACACACCATACCACCTAAAGCTCTCACCATGGCATCTGGGCCATCACATGTGTCCTTGATGGATAGAAACGGGAATGTCTCATCGTTTTCACCATCTTCTTTATTGTCATCGTCACTGTCCTCCTCAACTCCATCCACTTCCTCTGTGTTACCATCCTCACtgtctctattttctctattaTCTTCCACTCAGTGGAGCACTAAAGCTGCTTCATCTCAAGGTCAAAGGATTGTGTCCAGCTCTGCCCctcagagagaaacagcaacatTAGCACCAGCAGTATCTCTGGATTGGACAGAAAGTTTGACTGCTGCACAATCCACCGCTCACTCAGCTGTTAATCTACCAGCTGCTACACAGCCAGCACAAAGCACAACAACTGCACCGTCACTCTTTCATCTCCATGAAATAGTGACAAGTGAAACCAGCATTGAAGAGAGCAATAAAGTGACAACACACTTATTTTACCCATCAACTGATAAAATCCATGGAGTGAGTGGGACACACATAGGAAGTTTAAGCACAAGAGTGATCAGAACACCAGCAAACAGCACATACTCATCATATTCTACTTCAAACAATGGACTGATTCTTTTAAAGATTTCACCTCGAGCCACTCAAGCTCATAATCCAGGTATGAACTTGGATTCGGCCAATAATCGTGAAATGAGCACCTCATTTCCCTCCAATCAAGAGAGTCAAGCTCAAAGGCAGCAGGGAGCTTTACAAAATCCCACATCAGCACTGCTGTCTGCTCCTCCTGAAGGCTATTCTGTTTCTAGTCATGTCACAGAGCAGATGCTGTATCTAACAACATATGCAGAGAATAAAGACAAGACAGGAGTAGGCAGTCAAACTTCGGTTCACAAAAATATTGGAGATGCAATCATGTCGCCTCTCCATTCACATTTAGTAAATCCTTCTGCATCACCAGCTATGACGTTTAGTCCCACAGGATCCTTTTTCACACTTTCCTCCAAGAGTCCACCAGGTAAAACAACTCTCTCTGAAACTGCAATCACAAAACTAACACCTTTCTACTCTGGTATGGTGTCCTTGGAGCATGCATCTAATCCCGATGATTTACTGATGGCAGCAGGTCACGGCAGCGCCAGAGTTCCTGCCATCAATATAGATTACAACCAGGAAGAGATAGCAAGAGCTGAGCTCACATCTGTTTCCTCTCAAGCTTACCTGAATAACTCACTTTCACCCACACAGCTGAGGCCGGAGTCCACCACTGGTTCAATTCTTAGATTGATCAGCAGAACAGGAACAATCTCCTCCTCATCAGAGTCAGATTCACTTCATTTGCAGAGTAATGAAGTCATAAATGTCCATGAACAAACAGGGTCTCCCAAGAGCATAACTCAGAAGCGCAAAGGATGGACGACACcaaaaatgatcttttcatCCAACAGTGGGACAGCCTTTCTTTCTAGTTCAGCATTGCTAGTTGAGTTTACAAATGATATGACCTATAAAACCATGCATGAAAGTCTTTCACACACCACTCGCCCTACATACTCATTGCCCTTTTTTCTAAGCCATGGCCAAAACCACAACAACACTGATGACAGCATTGGCCTGTCTGTCAGCAGTGAGGTTAATTTCTCTGACCAAGCCAAAGCCCCATTATCATCACAAATGATCCCCTCACAAAGACCTTTTCAAACAAGATCTGTGCCTCCTTTTCTAGACAAATTTTATACAACATCAGGTCTAACTCTACCACCTGACAAATCAGCTGAAGTCTCTGCTCATATCATAAAATCAGAGATAGGAAATCACAGCATATCTTCGACTGTCGAGGGTAAAATGAGTGCAGgtaacattaaaatatcaaCAGTCTCCAATGATCACAGGACACACGAAAACAGGCCCGCTGAGAATTTACACAGATATACTGCAAATAGGTCAGTGGCTCCTTTATTTAATGGAAATGAAGATTCTACTTTGATCAGAGGTGCTGCATTTTACAAAAAGGGTGTTCCATCAGGGCAGTTTCTATCTTTCATGACtccaaaagatgtttttatgcTAAATAAAGGCTCTGACAGTTCTAGCAAAGTATCATTCACTAAAATCCCCTTTTCCCTAGAAATGTTTGATGCTGCATTAGAAACTAGTCTGTCTCATAAAGATGATGGGACACTCATGGGCCATAATGAGCAGCCTTCTCCTTCGTCTTGGTCAGAAATCATCCTAACACCGAGGACAAACTCTTCCTCTCGCTCTCAGGGACTAATCACCAGTGTTAGCAGTGATAAATCTCCTTTTTATTTAGGCAGACAAACAACCATGCCCTCCACTGCTTCCTCTGCAGCAACTGCTACTTCCAATGAAAAGACGTTTAGGGCTATTTACAGTTTTGGCACAAAACTAATGGCACCATATACAAAGTGGAAAGCCACCAAGCCTGAACCTTTTCAAAACAGTGCCTTTGAATCAGAAAATACATCTACTGGCTTTGATAGGGGAAATTCTAATATACAAGCAGATGGACCATCATATGAGCATCCAATGCTAGAAAATGGACAACAGCCTAATATGCATGTATTGAATTCAACTGATCCAACTGTAGTCGCCAGTGATCCATATTCATTTCATCCATTGGAGACAGAGCACTTTGGTGGAGAATATTCCTCTTTAATATATGTTAAAAGCACTTCAAAATCTAAAGAACAGAGTCTGGATTCGTCCCCAGCTGATCTCAGTTCTGCTCCGGCTGTCAGTGTGTCTCAACGAGTCACCGTAAACACTCCTGCTCCATCAGCTTGGGGTTCAAATGGTTTTCTGCCCCTCTCACACACAAGTAGCGACTCTGTAAAATCTTCACAAGCCACCACTTTTGCGTTGGTGTATAAAAACAAGCTGAGCTCCCCTTTAGCAGCTGTTGACTTTCCCAAATCTGTATTTGATACAGCTGTCACACTTCCAAACAATCCCTCACACACTTTTTCTGATACTGACCACACAGTTGATTTAAAATGGAATAGGTTCATCTCACCAACAGAGCTAATGccatcatcctcttcatcagAGACTTCACCGCCATCATTTAGTGGTATCACAGCTTCTCAGTTGCAAATGAACCCCACCACTTCACTTTTGTCTAAAGCTTCATCATCATTGATgtcttcatcatcactgtcatcatcaaAGGTAAATTTAGCTGGTGTAACACAGTCAACGAAACCAGCAATGCATCCAGGCCCTGTATTATTATCTGTCACCCCGTCACCCAACCTGACCTCATCCATAGATTCTGATCACTCACAGGAAGTGACGTTTTTTGTCCTTACAGAGGCAGAGCGGGATGAGTTAACTGCTGGATCAGCCAGAGTAGTTGCACCTAGTTTCCCCAAAGAAAAAGATGCCAGTCTAGCCCCCTCTCAATCAGCCAGAACTACTCTTTCTGCTGGGCCCACCGAGAGGACATCTCAGGTATCACCTCTGATCCCTCGACAGGACACCACAACAGCCTCTGCGAAGCTTACCACCCCAACTCTAGCTTCAGCCACCAAATCTAAAAACCCCATCACTACCATCCCTTCCCTAAGAGTCACCACCGGAACCACGCAGTCGACCACCACAACCACACCACAGCCTGCACCTGTGACCAGGAAAACAACTACCACCACAACCGTCAGGGCTCCAATTAGCAGGCGAACATTCACGCCACCTGTCCCGAGGACAACCCTGCCCAGAGGGGCCACCACCATCTTCATCTCCCCTTTCACCACCACCACGGAAGCTCcaccacagcagtgcaacattACAGAGAGAATGTGGGTGCGAACAG TTGTCTCCATCTATGTGAGAAGGAACAGGCTGGACAGCATCCAGAGGCAGAATCTGCGCAGGGGACTAAGTCAAGGCCTCCGAAAAGCTCTGAATGATAGTTCAGCCCAGGCACAG gtGGAGACTGTTTTTGGTTCTCCTAACATGACGGTGGCTTATCATGTGACTGGAGCAGACATGGTTTACCCCCCCTCTGTAGTGCTGGATGGCTTGGACTCCTATGGCCGTGATAAGCTGATTGCAGACCTGCGACAGTACCTCCCCATGGTAACAGCCCTGCCCCTCCCAGTTGCATTATGGAGACCCAGCCCAGCCACTGGCTTCCAGCTGAAAACAG TTCTGCAGTTTGTGGGAGCAGGTGATGATCCGCGGTCCTGTCGGTTCTCTCAAATGATGGAGCAGAGGCTTGAGAAGGTGTTTACTGCTGCACAGGCCAAAGTGCTCAACACCAACAACAGACTCTCTGCTCAG ATGCTGAGTGTCTCCCAGGCAGCAGGCTCTCCTGCTGTATCGTTGGTCTACACTGTGAGGAATGGGACTGTCTTCCTTAATGGCACCACTGCCTCAAACCTCCTTGGTCAGCTGTCAGCGGAGCTGGTGGGCTACTTCCTCTTCTATCCACCACTTGTCATTGCTGAGC CACTGGAGTATCACAATCTTAACACCTCCGTCGCTACCAGAGACTTCTGGGTTATCACAG TGATCCAGGATGTGGACAATGCCAGCCTGGAGGGACAATACCAAAGCTTTGCCAGTCTAATGGAGCAGCGGCTGGCAGAGTTGTTTGTGTTGGCAGGACAGCAGGGCACTCGTTTCAGACGAGCTACCACCGTAGGCAGCTACACTGTCCAG ATGGTGAATATCCGTAGGGTGTCAGGGTTGAAGAATCCAGCAGAGATGACTTACTACGTCCAGCACAATGGTGTTCCTTTAGCGGGCACATCAGCAGCTAAGGTCCTGAACACAGTGGATTCTCAGACCATGGCGCTCACACTGGGCTACTTTGTCCAGCTGCAAGCAGAAC ctgtggTCAAAAACCCTCCTAATAACCTTTGGATAATCGCTGCAGTGTTGGCCCCCATCGCTGTAGTAACactcattatcatcatcatcacagctgTGCTGTGCAGGAAGaacaaaaatgactttaaagCTGATGCCATCGGCAACCTCAATCCACGAGCAAAG ATGGCGTATCGCAGAGATGTGGGCTATTATCATCAG CCAGTCCAGGGTTTTGACTATGCCAAGCAGCACCTGGGCCAAcagggaggagatgaggagaccCTTCCTGCCAGTCAAGATACCTTAGTGATGTCCCTACAAATCCGGGACACACCACTCTCACTGGAGAAGACCCTGCAACAGGATGGCACTGCCAACAAGAAGAGCCTCACTGTTGACAAACACAAAAG CAAGTTGCTGAGTGAGGACGGTTCCGTCATCAGCAACGAATCAGAGAGGCTGAATTCCGGCAGGGGCTTGACAGTGCCGAAAGTCACAGCGCAGCAGAAACTGACAAAGGAGGAGACGCGCAAGAGGGACG ATCCATATGACACCTCCTCTGGCTCCCTGCAGCTCATTTCCATAAAGCCCATGGCAGCTCAGCCCAACTACTCACACCCTACATCCTCTGACCGCAGCCAAGACTCAGCTGTCGTCAATGGAGAG GTGAGCCTGGCTCTGAAGCAGAAGTCAGACATCGAGCACTACAGGAACAAGCTGAGGCTGAAGGCAAAGAGGAAGGGCTATTATGACTTTCCCTCCACagacggcagcagcagcggtcGGGCCCTGGCGCAGAGACAGCGGCAAGGCCATGAGAGGGCAGCCGGTGAGCATGGCAGACCAATGGAGCCTGATGATGAGCGAGGTTCCACTTATGTCAAGTCTCACAGGAG GCACTCCCAGGTAGGGCAGACAGCGTATCGCAGCAGACAGAGCCTGAGCAGTCCGAGTCCTGGAGGAACAGAGATGGACCTGCTTGTGATGAGGGAGAGACCCAGGAGAGGCATCCGCAACAGCGGCTATGAT ACTGAACCTGAGTTGATTGAGGAGACGAATGTTGACCGTTTAATGGGTCAGCGGGGATACATGTATGGCCGGGGTTTGAAAGGCCACTCAGAGACATCTACTCTGAGCTCACAGCCGTCCATTGATGAAGTGCGACAACAGATGcacctgctgctggaggaggcATTCAGCCTGGCTTCAGGGGGGCAGTCCACATCCGGAAGGcactcccaccaccaccaccacccacctcCTGACCACCATAGCCCCGCACCGCCTCCCCTCCCCTACGCAGATGTAGTGACCAGCGCTCCGGGCACAATGAGCTGTGGACGGGGAAGACTGCAGTGGGTACCATCTTATGGCGCAGAAGTGTATCAGTGCAGTCTGCCCAAACCA GCTTTTCGTTTCACCCAGCTCCCTGACATGGCAATGAGCTCTCCTCCCCCTTTACCACCTCGCACTGGACCCCCTCCTGGGACCTCCTTAAGACG TTCCACTTCTGACTTGGGGCCTAAGGGAAGGAGCTCTGAGACATCTGTCACTGAAATGCAGAGTCAACATGACAACAACCCATATGGGCCAACCGCTAGAGCAGCACTTCCATCTATCACTGCAGAGCAGCCTGTGTCCAACTACTCAG GAAACCCAATAACAGCCGTCTACGCCATCCCAGCCACCAGGCCTGGCTACTCAGAATATTTTGTCTCCACACCAACCACCTCCTACCACAGTCCCTCCTGGATGTCCTATCCACCTGAACCTGAGGATGTGCCGCCACAGTGGGCAGACTCT ATTTCTTCATGCAGTGTCTTTTTGCAGAACCAGTGTCATTTAGAAACCATTTGCTGA